A window of the Zeugodacus cucurbitae isolate PBARC_wt_2022May chromosome 4, idZeuCucr1.2, whole genome shotgun sequence genome harbors these coding sequences:
- the LOC105217632 gene encoding odorant receptor 67c-like — MLPPFKSREHAPTVQDFVYVPLFQIRFMGVKLFKWTPEERTSKLQITLMGTFCVFATFNFVSMMLFVIYDELPTSLDITEFILFWGFALNAMMKGGTMVFFRHEIESVLKGLIARHPKTEAERVAFQLVPYYKTINASNKYLSIWHLSITSIFALHPMVASILGYIWREDKNDAYVYTLPFMMGYYYDTNHPFPYAISYFIQCCGAFYMSLLFLSGDLLLISMVQLVNMHLEYLIYRIESFQPTGMDADMKVLGPLLEYHNEILDYAERIDGTFSLATLLNYGGSCLVLCLIGLQIVLGSEALSVIKFIGFLVSTIVQVFFVSYFGNNLKELSTGISDAFYNHPWYDGNYKYIRMLVLPIARAQRYAHLTAFKFFEISMDSFKSLCTTSYQFFTLLRTSIEEEGFQ; from the exons ATGCTGCCGCCATTTAAAAGCCGTGAACATGCTCCAACTGTACAGGATTTCGTCTATGTACCATTATTTCAAATAAGATTTATGGGTGTAAAGCTTTTCAAATGGACACCAGAAGAACGGACAAGTAAACTGCAAATAACACTAATGGGCACATTCTGCGTTTTTGCGACTTTCAATTTCGTAAGCATGATGCTCTTCGTCATCTACGATGAATTGCCGACTTCACTGGATATAACTGAGTTTATATTGTTTTGGGGATTTGCGCTGAATGCAATGATGAAGGGCGGCACAatggtatttttccgtcatgaAATCGAGTCTGTACTCAAGGGTTTGATAGCCAGACATCCGAAAACGGAAGCAGAGCGCGTGGCCTTCCAGTTGGTGCCATATTACAAAACAattaatgcatcaaataaatacctaTCAATATGGCATTTAAGTATAACATCAATATTTGCTCTCCATCCTATGGTGGCTTCGATTCTCGGTTATATATGGCGTGAGGATAAGAATGACGCTTATGTCTATACGTTACCTTTCATGATGGGTTATTACTATGATACAAATCATCCATTTCCTTATgccatttcatatttcatacagTGCTGTGGTGCTTTCTATATGTCACTGCTGTTCTTGAGTGGCGATTTATTGCTCATCTCAATGGTGCAATTGGTTAATATGCATTTGGAATATTTGATATATCGCATTGAGAGCTTTCAACCAACCGGTATGGATGCTGATATGAAAGTGCTAGGACCATTGCTGGAATATCACAATGAGATATTGga TTATGCTGAGCGAATCGATGGCACTTTTAGCTTGGCCACCCTACTCAATTATGGCGGTTCGTGCTTGGTACTTTGCCTCATTGGTCTTCAAATAGTGTTGGGCTCGGAGGCCTTGAGTGTTATAAAATTTATCGGTTTTCTTGTTTCAACAATTGTGCAAGTGTTTTTCGTCTCCTATTTTGGCAATAATCTTAAAGAATTG AGCACTGGCATAAGTGATGCTTTCTATAACCATCCCTGGTACGATGGGAATTACAAGTATATACGCATGTTGGTGCTACCCATAGCACGTGCTCAGCGTTATGCACATTTGACGGCTTTTAAATTCTTCGAGATCTCAATGGATAGTTTTAAGTCG CTCTGTACCACTTCTTACCAATTTTTTACACTCTTGAGGACAAGCATCGAGGAAGAGGGTTTTCAATAA